In the Raineyella fluvialis genome, TCAGCGCCTCCGTGGCCCCACGGATCTTGCCGAACTCCTTCATCAGGTCGGGCACCGTCGCCTTGGCCTTGGCCTCGGCGTCGATCTCGAAGATGATGTCGCCCTCGTGCATCATGATGAGCCGATTGCCCAGGTGCAGCGCCTGCTCCATGTTGTGGGTGACCATCAGCGCGGTGAGCCCGTGGCGCCGGACGGCTTCCCCGGTGAGCCGGGTGACGAGCGCGGCCCGCTGCGGGTCGAGGGCGGCGGTGTGCTCGTCGAGCAGCAGGATCTCGGGTTCGGAGAAGGTGGCCATCAGCAGCGACAGGGCCTGCCGCTGGCCCCCTGACAGCATCCCGACGCGGACGCCGAGCCGATCCTCCAGGCCGAGCTCGAGCGTGGCGAGTTCCTCGCGGAAGCGGTCCCGCTTGCGGGCGGAGACGCCGCGGCGCAGCCCGCGCCGGCTACCGCGGGCCAGCGCCATCGCGAGGTTCTGCTCGATGGTGAGATGGGGGGAGGTGCCCGCCATCGGGTCCTGGAAGACCCGGCTGATGTAGCGGGCGCGCTGGAAATCGGCGTAGCGCGACACCTCGCGCCCGTCGATCCGGATGCTGCCGGCCTCCGGGCGGTGGACACCGGCGATGACGTTCAGCAGCGTCGACTTGCCGGCGCCGTTGGAACCGATGATGGTGACGAAGTCACCCTCCCTCAGCGAGAGGGACACCGCCTTCAGCGCGACGCGTTCGTTGACGGTGTGCGGATAGAAGACCTTGGTGACGTTGGTCAGGTCGAGCTTCGCCTGTGGGGTGCTCATCGCGCACTCTCCTCCCCGGCGGTGACCGCCTCGGCGGTGTGGTGTTCCTCGTACGGCTCGGTGAGCTTCTGCAGCCGCTCCTGGCGTCGGGCGGCGATCCGGCGCACCACGTCCCAGCGCGGCAGCAGCAGGGCGACGACGACGAGCACGGCGGAGATGAGCTTCATGTCGTTCGGGTTGAGGCCGATCATCAGCGCCAGTTGGATGACGAGGCGGTAGATGACCGACCCGGCGACCACCGCGACGGCGGCGATCAGGACCGTACGCTGCCCGAAGATCGCCTGACCGATGATCACCGAGGCCAGACCGGCGACGATCAGGCCGATGCCCATCCCGATGTCGGCGAACCCCTGGTACTGGGCGATCAGCGCTCCGCACAGCGCGACCAGGCCGTTGGAGAGGGCCAGGCCGATGATCTTCATCCGATCGGTGTTCACCCCCAGCGAGCGGATCATCGCCTGGTTGTCACCGGTGGCCTGCATCGCCAGCCCGAAGTCGGTCGAGAGCAGCCAGACCAGCACGGCGGTGAACAGGAGCGCCAGGCCGAGGAAGATCAGCGCCGAGACCGGCGTCCCCAGGAGCTTCGCCCCCCGCAGCGGCGTCATGATCGTGTCGGTGCGCAGCAGGGGCACGTTCGCGCGGCCCATGATCCGCAGGTTGATCGAGTAGAGAGCGATCTGGGTCAGGATGCCGGCGAGCAACGGGTTGATCCCGCCCTTGGCATGCAGCAGGCCGGTGATCGCACCGGCCACCAGGCCGACGACGATCGAGGCCCCGGTGGCGAGCCAGGGGTTGACCCCGGCGACGATCAGCGCCGCCGCGGTGGCGGCCCCGCTGGTGAACGACCCGTCGACCGTCAGGTCGGCGAAGTCGAGGATCCGGAAGGAGATATAGACCCCCAGCGCCATCACGGCGAAGACGAATCCCAGGTCCAGGGCGACGATCATCCGCCCTCCTCCTTCTCTCGTGGAACGGCGCCGCCGGTCGGCGGCCCCAGGGACGGCGGACCGGGAGCCGGTCCGCCGCCGCCAGGATCAGTTGTAGGTCTGGCCGGCCTGCTTGGCGACCGCATCGGGGATGGTGATCCCCATCCGGGCGGCCGCGGCGGTGTTGATCACCAGCTGGACGTCGGACTGGGACTCGACCGGCATGGTGCCCGGCTTCGCCCCGGTGGTGAGGATCTTCACGGCCATCTGGCCGGTCTGGTAGCCCAGCTTGGCGTAGTCGATGCCGTACGTCGCCACGGCGCCGCGCTTGACCGAGTCACCCTCACCCGCGATCACCGGGATCTTCTTGGTCTCACCGACCTGGATCACCGACTCCAGGGCGGACACGACGACATTGTCCGTCGGCACGTAGATCGCGTCCACGCCGCCCAGGCTCTGGGCGCCCTGCTGGACCTCCGAGGAGTTGGAGACCGCGGCCTCCTTGACGGTGAGTCCTTCCTTGGCGGCGGCTTCCTTGGCCATCTTCACCTGCACCTGGGAGTTGACCTCCCCGGAGCTGTAGATGATGCCCACGGAGGTGGCGCCCGGCTTGAGCTGCTTGACCAGCCCGATCTGCTTCGCGACGGGGTTGAGGTCGGTGGTCCCGGAGACGTTGCCACCCGGGGCGTCCAGGGACTTCACCAACTGGGCGGAGACCGGGTCGGTCACCGCGGTGAACAGGATCGGCGTGTCGGTGATCGACTGGGCGGCGGCCTGCGCCGTCGGCGTCGCGATCGCGAGCACGAGGTCCTTCTTGTCGGCGGCGAACTTGGTGGCGATCGACGTCGCGGTCGCCTGGTCACCCTGGGCGTTCTGCTCGTCGTAGGCCACCTTCACCCCGGCGTCCGCGAGGGCCTTCTTGAAGCCGTCCCGCGAGGCGTCGAGCGAGGGGTGCGCCACGATCTGCGTGATCCCGATCGTGTAGGTCTTGCTCGCCGACTGCTGCCCCCGGCGGTCGAGCCGGCGGAGCCGCCGCACGCGGCGAGGAACATCGAGGCGGCGGCGATGGCGCCGGCCACTCCGAAACGTGCT is a window encoding:
- a CDS encoding ABC transporter ATP-binding protein — its product is MSTPQAKLDLTNVTKVFYPHTVNERVALKAVSLSLREGDFVTIIGSNGAGKSTLLNVIAGVHRPEAGSIRIDGREVSRYADFQRARYISRVFQDPMAGTSPHLTIEQNLAMALARGSRRGLRRGVSARKRDRFREELATLELGLEDRLGVRVGMLSGGQRQALSLLMATFSEPEILLLDEHTAALDPQRAALVTRLTGEAVRRHGLTALMVTHNMEQALHLGNRLIMMHEGDIIFEIDAEAKAKATVPDLMKEFGKIRGATEALSDRTLLG
- a CDS encoding ABC transporter permease, coding for MIVALDLGFVFAVMALGVYISFRILDFADLTVDGSFTSGAATAAALIVAGVNPWLATGASIVVGLVAGAITGLLHAKGGINPLLAGILTQIALYSINLRIMGRANVPLLRTDTIMTPLRGAKLLGTPVSALIFLGLALLFTAVLVWLLSTDFGLAMQATGDNQAMIRSLGVNTDRMKIIGLALSNGLVALCGALIAQYQGFADIGMGIGLIVAGLASVIIGQAIFGQRTVLIAAVAVVAGSVIYRLVIQLALMIGLNPNDMKLISAVLVVVALLLPRWDVVRRIAARRQERLQKLTEPYEEHHTAEAVTAGEESAR
- a CDS encoding ABC transporter substrate-binding protein produces the protein MRRLRRLDRRGQQSASKTYTIGITQIVAHPSLDASRDGFKKALADAGVKVAYDEQNAQGDQATATSIATKFAADKKDLVLAIATPTAQAAAQSITDTPILFTAVTDPVSAQLVKSLDAPGGNVSGTTDLNPVAKQIGLVKQLKPGATSVGIIYSSGEVNSQVQVKMAKEAAAKEGLTVKEAAVSNSSEVQQGAQSLGGVDAIYVPTDNVVVSALESVIQVGETKKIPVIAGEGDSVKRGAVATYGIDYAKLGYQTGQMAVKILTTGAKPGTMPVESQSDVQLVINTAAAARMGITIPDAVAKQAGQTYN